One part of the Rutidosis leptorrhynchoides isolate AG116_Rl617_1_P2 chromosome 1, CSIRO_AGI_Rlap_v1, whole genome shotgun sequence genome encodes these proteins:
- the LOC139885649 gene encoding uncharacterized protein, with product MATEGCVSDHPVINEEVKEETKAVETKPIEEVKNEESPCVPAESTDEKIAEPVTIEEVKKVDEEVTPTSEVIVAEKETETPKIEEMAVDNETKVPEVEEKKPETVKVEPIIEAPVVKAEDKINEAVKAEEEKITSEISVPEVDLEKIEEKKDEKANESAVVEDVKKEPEVESEVVKCSETKEVEPVVSVQDIVHNATPEATAEIHEKEETKQEIAEKVVEIAKKNLDEQVVVKEPEVIEGKKDDPIVEVKESVPADEIAIKKEAEIDEKKQETVETKEEKPTETEKTGKEFEPIKVEEPTEVQKDSITKETVENGTQDSTKEEPEKPALEPVKTEAKEEKTSEETKSTPKEEDKTTPKSGGLMGKVKKSFIKAKKAFIGKNSTTTATTTKPAESKEDEKA from the exons ATGGCTACTGAAGGTTGTGTATCCGATCATCCTGTTATCAACGAG GAAGTCAAGGAGGAGACCAAAGCAGTTGAGACTAAACCTATAGAGGAAGTGAAAAACGAGGAATCGCCCTGTGTACCAGCAGAATCAACGGACGAAAAAATAGCTGAACCCGTTACAATCGAAGAAGTAAAGAAAGTTGACGAAGAAGTAACACCAACGAGTGAAGTAATCGTTGCTGAAAAAGAAACAGAAACACCGAAAATTGAAGAGATGGCTGTAGATAACGAAACCAAAGTGCCTGAAGTAGAAGAAAAGAAACCTGAAACTGTTAAAGTTGAACCAATAATTGAGGCCCCTGTAGTTAAAGCAGAAGATAAGATAAATGAAGCTGTTAAAGCCGAAGAGGAAAAGATAACGTCCGAAATTAGTGTTCCTGAAGTTGATTTGGAGAAAATTGAGGAGAAAAAAGACGAAAAGGCGAATGAAAGTGCGGTAGTTGAAGATGTTAAAAAGGAACCTGAAGTTGAATCAGAAGTGGTAAAATGTTCAGAAACTAAAGAAGTTGAGCCTGTAGTTAGTGTTCAAGATATTGTGCACAATGCTACTCCAGAAGCAACGGCGGAAATTCATGAAAAGGAAGAAACGAAACAAGAAATTGCAGAAAAAGTGGTTGAGATTGCAAAAAAGAATTTAGATGAACAAGTTGTTGTGAAAGAACCTGAGGTCATTGAAGGAAAAAAAGATGATCCAATTGTTGAAGTAAAAGAATCGGTTCCTGCAGACGAGATTGCTATAAAAAAAGAAGCCGAAATTGATGAAAAGAAACAAGAAACAGTTGAAACTAAAGAAGAGAAACCAACAGAAACTGAAAAAACTGGTAAGGAATTTGAGCCCATTAAGGTTGAAGAACCAACAGAAGTACAAAAGGATTCAATTACTAAAGAAACTGTCGAAAACGGGACACAAGACAGTACTAAAGAAGAACCCGAAAAGCCTGCATTGGAGCCAGTGAAAACCGAGGCAAAAGAAGAAAAAACAAGTGAAGAAACAAAATCGACACCAAAAGAAGAAGATAAAACTACCCCAAAATCAGGTGGTCTTATGGGAAAAGTGAAGAAATCGTTCATTAAAGCCAAGAAGGCCTTCATCGGTAAGAATAGCACGACCACTGCTACAACCACGAAGCCTGCCGAATCGAAAGAAGACGAAAAGGCTTAA